Part of the Pagrus major chromosome 9, Pma_NU_1.0 genome, TTACCAACGATTTGGATTGGCAtcgtcttttctttttgtgcgaGAGAAAAGCTTAATTATGAAGAGACATAGTCGTCGTCCTTGAAAGCATCAGcagctttttttctccttacAATGAGATTAAACAATAGAGAAATGTGTGAACCTTTAACTCCAGGTAATTGTGTCCCTTTCATTTCAATGACTGTAAAGATCCATCCGTCTTTTGTGTAAAGGTAAGAAGGATTATTAGACAAGGTGATATCATGCCAGCATTCCTCTGCCTATAAAACATTTCCATATAAAGTTATATATTTCCAATGATTTAGGTGGTCTCTACTGGTTTCCTACAGCCTAATAAGACTGTGGTCTGCTTGGATTTATTAAAATATCAGGTTTGTGAGGGTACACTGAATTACTGGATGTGGAAAATTTAAGGCTCTggtctgtttttaatgttaaattaatGTTAGGTTTCCATTTGAGAAACCCACAAATGACCTCATGCAAACCAACCAGTAGGTGGATCtgaaaaaaggaacattttctttccctctgctcagattcctcttcttttttcctcaccACTTTGTTAAGCAGCTTCTCTGCcaaattgatttttcttttcttactgCTGTGGGTCAGCAGGTGGCGCCATTCAGTCATAATCTACCAGTTCTTCAACCTATCTTTTCCATATGAGGCGTTCAGATCCAAATGCAAATCAGAGGCTCGGGGCCTGATACAAATACTCAAACGCCATTTTGAGAAGTTCAAGATAATTGCATCCAAACCACCCATGTccttgttttttcccctcacattTCTATATTATTACACTCACCTTTCAGGTTCTTATTTCATAATGTGCATCATAATTGGAAAATGGTAAAAGGAGAGGTGCAGGGGAGGTTAAATCCTCTGATAAAGCACACATTTAACTAacatgaaatactttttttcactattttaatAGCCTatgattttaatttctttcatgGCTTTAATCAAAACACCTTAATGAACATCATACATCAAAATCCAATGTTTCCATTAACACCTTAAAGGTGCAGCAGGCCTATGTAagaattttcctgaaaaacatccaaaaaattaactaaaattatcgacagaatgtgaagagaTAACAGTTTTTTTAGTTAGCATGCCCCTTCCTATCCCGGGCAAAGGTCCTGTGccagctgtgcaaacagtgcTCCCAGCTCCCAGTCCAGGCCACTAGCTGCacaactaactgagctaactagtgAATGGCAGCTTCAGTCAGTAGCTGTaagcagttactctggtaaaatgctgccctctatttgttttgagtataatTTCAACAGGTGGCTTatccttacatattgcacctttaaaacattattcatCATTGCAAGATGATTGGATTTCAAGTAGTTTGAGGAAAACCATAAACATTAAACAGTTTATCCACCATGCAGGCAATAACTTGATATTACCCTTGTTTTAGGAAACAAAACGATAACTCTAAGCACCATCACATGAtagtaaacacaccaacacgcCCATCTGATTTTCATACACCGTAACGACAGGTGTGTCatggaaaagaaagacagtATTTGCATAGGGGTAAGGCTGTGTGTCACTTGGACACAGATGAATCAAGCCAGTCTGACCTTTCGCAGTGTGCTCATTCAAAACCAGTTTCTTTGAGATTTATACAAAATGCCATGTAACCAAgttaaatacatgaaaacaccCTCACTAAGTAATCTGATGTGAAACCAGCAGTGTCCCATACACATTTTCAGTGTCATCTTTGATTCCTTTGTTATGAAAATGCAGggaaaatggttttaaaaaagaaacatgtttattaGTGTCTTAGCACATTGattacagaaacataaaaacaatttctcattgaacacatttattataaaaacatacataaagcCTCAATTTGGGATTGTTCCAGTAAATTGATTACGCTTGTTCTGAAAAGGTGGGGTTAGGACATGAAATAATCTCTGCacaactttttacattttatattcattttgCACCAAAGATCCTCCTCAGATGGATATCATAAAGGAAGCGGTAGTGGCACATCTATTGAGCCAGATTTTGAGGATCTAACATATCCGTAGATAAAAAGTTTCCACTATTTGGTCAGTATTTTTCGTAAACATTGACCTGAGGCATTCTTGGAACTTAGGTCAATTATTTAGTGCAGAAAAAGGGGTGAGGCACATTGACAGTGGCAATAAAGCTTTAGAGCAAAGAAAAGACTCGACTATTGATCTCTGGGTGTTGCTATTAACAACACTTACTGATGCACTTGGTAGATCAGGTAGTTTGTGAGGGCGCCATGTTTCCAAAGAGTAAaagagttaaagaaaaaaaggctcTACTGTAACAAAAACTGTAAGGCCTTCATGACTGTACCTTACTCATGGCTCTCTTCttttggcacaaaaaaaaaaaagaaaattaccaAAACTACCTCAAGCTTGTCAAGCCGTCCTCTGCTCCCCACATGTGATCTGTACTCGACAAGTACTTGGTCAAAAGCACTTTGGTCAGCTGATTAAAGGCAGCATAAACACTGACTTCAGCacgaaaaagaaaagaaaaagaagagatggAAATGTGAACGTGTAGTGGTTTCCTGAAGTGTGGTCCATATTTCCTTTGCCTTATTATCTGATTTCTTGTTTCTGACTGATCTCCACATGGTGTTTTTATTCACTACAACTCCAGCTGAATCAGTTTATTCAAACCAATTCAACTCTTTAACTTCTTcccttttattttaatgcacTGTTTTGCTACATTTGGGAAGCCTGAGGACATAATTTATAAATTCTCTTGCAGACAGACAATTTCAAATTTTAGATATTTTAGCATAAGTGCCATGCAAACTATCAGTTAGGTCCCAGTCAGGGCCGTGTCAACATAGCagggtttttttaattgtttttttcagccaGAAAAGCACTGGTGGAGCATGTCTTGACAACCGCTGCTGCATAATCGACACTGCCCTTTTGCTTAAtacaatctgttttttttttgttgttgtttttctgaatgATGCACCAGATGGAGGATGCTTGCGCTCATACTTTGAAAGGATGATGAGCCCCTTTTCAATCCGAAGCGCTTGGGGCGGGCGCACAAAAAAGGCAGAGCACCCTGGAAAAAGGGCGcagctctttttctctcagcgGCCGCATGCTGCTGCAGATGCTTGCTCGTCATTTAGACAGTTGCGCTCAGAGAAAAATGCTATGTGGGCCTTCAGTTCAGTGTCAAGTTATTGCGTTTAAAAGTGTAAAACTAGACCTAAAAGCTTGATGCTGCTACCTAGTGTCGTATTTTCTTCCCACTCTTGCCCCccttttaaaatattatcaTCAGACAACTAATTACAGCTTTGGTGGGAAATCTCAAAGAAAAAGCTCAAAACatagtttgattttatttctttgagtCAAGtaactctaaaaaaaaaaaaaaaagtcaaatgaacCACTAACTGAAATGCACGGCTTCTTATGTCTAAAATGTCCTTATTTTCAGGGTGAGCGATAACGCAAGACAAGGGTACtaactgaaaaaataaacgCTGTCAGCTGTGCAACCAACGAGGAGACAGCATTAAGAATTTGGATCATCTGCAGTATGATAAATCACATCAGCAGAATGCCAAGAGAATAGTATGAATTAGACACTTGGATTTAAAAGGTGTGGATCCACTTAATGACTTGGAGgctttgtgtaaataaatgggtgtgtgtgtgcatgtaagtgagagacagagagagagaaggagacagaatCATTCCAAGTAGCTTCGATTCAGCGTAGCAAACAAAGTGAAGGCAGCATATCGGCCTTCATGGCCGTCTCGTCTCGCTCTGAACAATCTGATTGACTGTTTTGGTGCAGGAGAGCTGGATTGGCTGGAAAGTGgctcacattttgttgaaacaCTCCTTGGCGTTGGACCACACTTGGATTCCCTAAGACGGTGAAGGAAAGATACAATACCATTTTtaatgtcacaaaaacaaaaggcagacatGTTTGTAGTAGAGgtaaacaagaacaaacaaaatgtggaaaagaagaggagacatACAGAACTCCATACCTTCTTACACATGCTGATCTGCATAATGGCATAACTTATTAGTGCTTCACGCAAATCTTTGTCCTTCTGCTCTTTGAAACGTTCAATGTCTTCCCAGGCTGTTCGCACGAACTCTCTAAAgacacaatcacaaacaaagacaaatgtcatttttgcgTGGAGGAACAGGCATGGGCGGGGGAGTGAACAGAAGACACGGTAGAGGAAGAAGAATCTGAACAAACAATGTGGCAGTTGGTAAAGTATGTGCCAgttcctgcttttctttattgatACAGGTGGGGTTTTAtactctatcaaaacaaaaaacacagctgatgtgtttttaatcatacATAGTACCTGATTCTGACTCTGGTCTACCTGGTCAATGATTCAGACTTTAAGGGACTAAATCCATCCACCATTAACTGCTGGGAAAACTGATCAGGTATCTCTTCATCTGTTACTGAAGATTCTGTCCCGACAGCTGCAACCACCCGCTGTATGTTCAAAATTGTGGTGACACATTTATGTTATTCTGTAGTGTAACATTATGCAAATTAAGGATTAACTCGACGGTGTTGAGCTTACTTGCACTCTGTGTGCTTCTCCATGAccgtctcctctccctcctggaTACCCTGCTCCAAGGCTGCCAACCGgctctccctctgctcctggCTCTCCTGGCCGAACAGTTTACTGGTCATCCCCTTCAGAGAGAAGACACGcactgtctgcacacacacacagaaacacatacatTCACAAATTCAGTGATTcgcagtttctttttttaattcgATCAGATCACAAAAATGGTTTAAATTCTGTTGAAAGTGAGAGATGTGTGTTACCCCGGTAACGAGCTCTTCCTTCTGTTGTTTCTTATGGGCGAGGTCCTGAACTGCCATCTCCAGCTCATACTGGATCAACTCGTGTTTCCTACATACTGACCTTaattaacacaaacagacaacttttaaaaacatgattacCATTTAAACCCCAAAATGAGCATTCCTATTACATTGTTCATTCAGGTTACCCTTCCATTACTAATAACAATGTAAGATATTGCAGATCTCCATCCAGTTAAGGAGCCCTAACATTAGTGATTGTTGTTAACTACAGGTCTGCATTATGTGCTCTGCTGAAGGATAATGGTTGAAATATGCAAAGAAGCATTTGCATTAGCGCTAcagcatgtttgttttgaatgaagATACAGGACAAAGGCAACAGGAGCCAGAAACACAAGTGAGTTGTTTTTAACAGACAACTCTCAACCCTACCTAAGGGCCCGTGTCCACATAGCGTTTTTTCTGAGCTCCAGCGTTTTTTTCCAATTGTTCCCAATGAAGAGCAAGCGCCTGTGGCAGCAGTCTGACGACCAATGAAAAGGCGCAGCGCCCAGCGTCCTTTTTCCAAGCAATCCGCCTTTTATGTGCGGTCTCTCTGAGAGCTTCGAGTTGGAAATCTTTCAACATTTTAGAGAGGCGGAGcgttttttctctcagtgcaCAAACGCTTCATCTCAGCACTCCTGATCACACAGCCAGCGCTTTTCTGCCCGAAAAAAATGCTATGTGGACACGGGCCCTGAGGAAAGCTTTaaccaaacataaaaatacGAGCAGTATGGCGTGTGGATGGGTTCTTTCTACAACTACTCACATTAGATGCCAGACACCAACAATGACCAATGTGCTGAACCAGGAGGAGGCATGTATTGtataatacagtacatatttAGGGCTGCATTAACAATTGTTTACTGtacattatcaattaatctgcagattatagtcatgattaataaattaattgtttGATCTATAAAACTACCCTAAAACTGTGCACCACAACATCCTACTAGAGCAAcatcatgaaatgttttgtgtgaaaaGCAGCAAACTCTCACATTTAAGAACCTGGAAGTGTCAAACGTTTTGCTATTTGTGCTTGAAAATGAGTCAGCTAATCAAACACTTCAATGTCTACTCCACCTTAACACATATGGTAGGATTTATTCAAATGGTCATAAAGTCTGCTGACCTCAAAAGGCAATGTGGCCATAAAGAGACTACAACCAATCTATTCTCATGGTCTGCCAATCCTGATAAGCGTGTGAGCAAAATTCACTCATATTGCTGGGAAGATTCTTGTTTGGCCTCAGAGAGATATACACACAACACTCACCTGACAGCTTCAGTGTAGAAAAGGTACTCTTTCAGCTGATCTGCGTagtgctcctcttcctccagaatGTCATCTATTGATGCAGCATAcctgtgcacatacacacagtggcatttatgaagaaaaaaaaaaaaaaaagacttacatATGACAATGTGTCTGAGTTAGTAGTTAAATTATTGGTCTATTAGTGTTTATATAAACACATGTAAGTGTAAGTTGGGATAATTGAGAGGGCACACTGGTTTTAATCCACTACTTACGTGTCCATGTGGTGGCCGGCACTCTGTAGACCATCCCCCATCTCTTTTTCTATCGCGCTCCACTCACTGGAGACACAATTCAAAACAACACCCTCTATTCGGTCAGTACTTGTAGCCATAAAGCCTGTGCAACATTTTGCTCATAAATTATAACAGCACTACTCTAGAGGCTTCAAACATTTCTGATCATTGGTTTTTATTAGCTACATAACACTAATCAAAAACAGAATTTCCCGACCACAGgtcaaaaatgacagaaaaacaaaatggaatgGTGAAGATGAAACATGGCGTCTCCATGAATAAAGGAATTATCCTATTGTCCCCTTTTAAAACTGAAGACATCCTACATGTAGACAGCCTATGCaccaaatgttttaattttaacttATGGCCCGTCGGAGAGCCCGTTGGTAAGAGTAatcgctctgattggctgacagattttattaatgcagaaatgcagtaacaacagaacagctgttTCTCACCTAAAGACTCTGCCGTAGTTACCGTGGACCTTGTAAACTCCATACAGCCTGTCTGCTACTTTCTAGAATAAAGACAATCAAATCAGTCATTAAGAACACACTATTCCACTTCAGATGATTACCCATTTAAAACCCTTtcaatactgtatatttgttatcAACATTGACATATATTACTGTAGCACGTGCTGACGATCACACTGGAAATCAACACAGTACAGCCTGATGCAGCTTTTAACTCGCTGTTATGGGCAGCcagaaaagtaaaacagtaatgGCTCATGAATAAATGTAGGCAGCACTCACAGTACAAGAGCTAACACAAGCTATCCGTGTACTACTTGCACAAGACAAAATGGCAGATACAGAAGTTGAAGTAACTGATGAGGAAAGACAAAAATCTGCCGAGCTAAATACGCTGATAATTTCCTCAGGAGTTGGCAAACTAAATGTGGGTGAAATACCAATGTTACACAAAACAGTCTGCAAAAAACTAAATCCAAACCTAAGCAGACAGTTAaatataggtgtgtgtgtgtgtgtgtgtctgtgctcatgCCAAAACTCACCGCCCGCACCCTGAGTAACTGAGAGATGACAGTGTTCAGTTCATCACTGTACTGTTTCAGTGCTGTGAATCGCCTGGAGAACACAACAAATGGATCATAAATCAAACAGTGTTTAACTTAATCTGTCTATTTGTGTTGCCCTGCAGAAACTCTAATTATCATACCTCTAACTAACTGTTGTGCCACAGGGATCATTCATATTTAATCCAGTCTTCTCATCAAAGACTCTTGAGAAACTATTCAGTGATCTAACTTAATCTCCCACTTTGTATAAATCCAAGCAAAATGTTGTATTGGCAAATGAAAAGGCAAACCCAACGGTCTGTTTTTAACCTACTTGTCAGGGTTCTTGACTCTGAACATGGCACTAAGAGACTTTAATCTGGAGTCGACCTGGTAGGGAACAAAATTACACATGTTAAAGAGGGTTTTGATTTGATAAAGGAGAATTtatgaaaagaaagacattaGTTAAGAAAGAAAATCTTCGGTCAGGTTACTCAGCAAGAAGAACTTGATGGATGTTGAAGTGTGCACTAATTGTATACCTTGTCTTGAAAACCTGTGTCCAAAACggcctccctccatcccttttCCTGAGGattgacagatgacagacaggattATCAACCAGACcgtgtttaaaaatgtctttccagCAGACTACAGCACTACAACAAAACACCACAAGAGGCTGCATGTTGCTACATGCTAGAGGgagacaataaaatataaatccgGGAATTCAATTTAAAAGGTGTATCTAGACTCCACAGCACTACATCAGTGCcagagaaaggtctggctgcaccaattatCATTCTGgtattgggggaaaaaaacacttctgtTGTCTGTACTTCCTTAaaaaaggagcaatatgtaacaattggccacctgtcaaattcgTACTCAAAACATATCtgggcagtatatcaccagagtaaccgctagctgctgccaactgtagctgccttagctaattagctcagttagccctgcAGCTAGCGAATCAGACTGGGAATTCTGGGACCAGGGGagtggtgtttacaccgctatcACGGGagcatcataatgtcaaaactgccatttattcacattctgttgatgttttagTTAATTTCTGAACGCTTTCAATTTAAATCCTTACATGTTGCCCCTTTAAACCAATCGCAGTCATCTTGGGCGACACTAAGCCCAGAATGTAACGatggtgcccctgcaaaatagcATCAAGGAAAACTTGTTTTGCACATGGGGAGGCAAGCCCTACATTAAAATGGCGAAATCCACACACAAGAAAAGGTAACAGCAGCTACTTCGTTTAGGTTTGTACCATTAACAACCAGGTTAcggtaacttgccattttcagcatgtaggttgctagctcggaggttgctgttgctgtttccCCTTAGCGACGGGAATTTTTCAGCAACATGCAGATAGCGTAAAGGAGGAACATGTTACATGAGCTAGTCAGCCAGCAGCCAAGTTGGTTAGACTAAGGTGTATCAAATGACAAGACTATGCACGAAAGGACTCACTCACGCCAGCAGTTATTTTCACCTCCATACTGACGGATAAACAGCAAATTAGAATTATGCATTCTACCTAGTATGGGTTCATTTAAAGGCTCTGTCATTCATATCAATGAGATCACTATGTTGATACGACAGGGGTGTCATTGTAGAGGGCTCCTACAAAAAACCGGTTCAGCCTCTATTTTTTCCACAGCAGTGTGATATGCCCTCTGACTGGAGTTCTTACTCTTTGTCTGTATCCGCCCACCGGCACAGCCTCATGCATTGTTTTGCCATGGTGCTATCAAAGTGCTGTCAGTTTGAAGTCGTTTAGACTGTGAGGGTTTGAGGGCATGTATGTCAGCATATGTAATGGCAGAGGACTTCATTGTGTGGAACAAGCTCGAGCACTAACCTCTgtcagaaagaggaagaagattttGTCATTGGAGAGGACGGGATGTGATGCAACGCGCAGCAGGAAGTTTTCCAGGCCGACTCTCCGTCGCTCAACAAAGTCTGGGTCAAGGTTGTCTGCTGACAGCTTGTGCCACACGAACTCTGCCTACAAGAGACACAATTCAAggagtaaaagagaaaagatgagGGTGTATTCTACAACCaggaggaaactgagagcaaACTAAGAAAGATGAATTGTCATTAACTAGTTAAAGATGAAACAGTTCTATCACAACCTTTCAAGCAGTTGTAATCAGCAAATC contains:
- the LOC141002301 gene encoding sorting nexin-4-like, giving the protein MMADSASSEEVAVIGNTDITSVESENNLINTMVERGTALLRKMEINVAEAEKRTGKNTVNMQETYTVYLIEIRPAETVPEGGTPATPDTLWRRYSEFELLRTYLLVTYPYIIIPPLPEKRAEFVWHKLSADNLDPDFVERRRVGLENFLLRVASHPVLSNDKIFFLFLTEEKGWREAVLDTGFQDKVDSRLKSLSAMFRVKNPDKRFTALKQYSDELNTVISQLLRVRAKVADRLYGVYKVHGNYGRVFSEWSAIEKEMGDGLQSAGHHMDTYAASIDDILEEEEHYADQLKEYLFYTEAVRSVCRKHELIQYELEMAVQDLAHKKQQKEELVTGTVRVFSLKGMTSKLFGQESQEQRESRLAALEQGIQEGEETVMEKHTECKEFVRTAWEDIERFKEQKDKDLREALISYAIMQISMCKKGIQVWSNAKECFNKM